One genomic window of Eptesicus fuscus isolate TK198812 chromosome 6, DD_ASM_mEF_20220401, whole genome shotgun sequence includes the following:
- the SBNO2 gene encoding protein strawberry notch homolog 2 isoform X2 has translation MSQLQFWLQFAALNKESSYLDDLSNASIFSSSVDSLSDIADTPDFLPADSLSQVPTIWDVSTGSSAQDKFFLPNAPFPGLEDPVSSLSSTPLLVSYQSQSQPEEEEEPEEEDAEELGHTEIYADYVPSKSKVGKQHPDRVVETSTLSSVPPPDITYTLALPTSDSGVLSALQLEAITYACQQHEVLLPSGQRAGFLIGDGAGVGKGRTVAGIILENYLRGRKKSLWFSVSNDLKYDAERDLRDINAPDIAVHALSKIKYGDNTTSEGVLFATYSALIGESQAGGQHRTRIRQILEWCGAAFDGVIVFDECHKAKNASSTKMGKAVLDLQNKLPLARVVYASATGASEPRNMIYMSRLGIWGDGTPFRTFEDFLHAIEKRGVGAMEIVAMDMKVSGMYIARQLSFSGVTFRIEEIPLDPTFERVYNRAALLWAEALNVFQRAADWIGLESRKSLWGQFWSAHQRFFKYLCVAAKVRRLVELAREELAQDKCVVIGLQSTGEARTREVLDERDGQLDCFVSAAEGVFLSLIQKHFPSTKRKRDRGAKRKRRPRGRGAKACRPAYEAAGVIRISDDSSTESDAGLDSDFHSSPESLVDDDVVIVDAIGLPADDRGPLYPPQRDPHGPSILEQVEQLKQDLLAKVLVLGRELPVNTLDELIDQLGGPEHVAEMTGRKGRVVSRSDGTVAFESRAEQGLSIDHVNLREKERFMKGEKLVAIISEASSSGVSLQADRRVQNQRRRVHMTLELPWSADRAIQQFGRTHRSNQVSAPEYIFLISELAGERRFASIVAKRLESLGALTHGDRRATESRDLSKYNFENKYGARALSCVLSTILSQMENKVPLPQGYPGGDAAFFRDMKQGLLSVGIGGRESRSGCLDVEKDCSITKFLNRILGLEVHKQNALFQYFSDTFDHLIEVDKKEGKYDMGILDLAPGIEEIYEESQQVFLAPGHPQDGQVIFYKITVDRGLKWEEAYTRSLELTGPHDGFYLSYKARGNKPSCLLAEQNRSNLFTVYKPNIGRQSQLETFDSLCRKFHRVTAEEARELWESNYTLSLKHCSHTSWNRQCRLVQEGKDCVQGLRLRHHYMLCGALLRVWGRIAAVMADVTSSSYLQIVRLKTKDKKKQVGIKIPEGCVPRVLQELQHMDADVKRKKAHGQGFPVPSPALCPLALPCGPGEVLDLTYSPPAQVFPPPSPFAFPLPQDPAPTLLLGTPDAPADPATLVHQGCDINFKEVLEDMLRSLNAVPPPEPPGPLGGGAGVPGGGGGPERQSVIQFSPPFPNS, from the exons TTCTTCCTGCCCAATGCGCCATTTCCCGGCCTGGAGGACCCTGTGTCCTCCCTCTCCAGCACCCCACTTCTCGTCAGCTACCAG TCTCAGAGtcagccagaggaggaggaggagccggagGAGGAGGACGCAGAGGAGCTGGGCCACACGGAGATCTATGCAGACTATGTGCCATCTAAGT CCAAGGTCGGGAAGCAGCATCCAGACCGTGTTGTGGAGACCAGCACACTGTCCAGCGTCCCACCACCAGACATCACCTACACCCTTGCCCTGCCTACCTCGGACAGCGGGGTCCTGTCTGCCTTGCAGCTGGAGGCCATCACCTATGCCTGCCAG CAACACGAGGTCCTGCTCCCCAGTGGGCAGCGTGCGGGCTTCCTCATCGGCGACGGTGCTGGCGTGGGCAAAGGGCGCACTGTGGCTGGCATCATCCTTGAGAACTACCTGCGGGGCCGCAAGAAGTCCCTGTG gTTCAGCGTCTCCAACGATCTCAAGTATGATGCTGAGCGTGACCTGCGTGACATCAATGCCCCTGACATTGCGGTGCATGCGCTGAGCAAG atCAAGTATGGTGACAACACTACCTCAGAGGGTGTCCTGTTCGCTACCTACTCCGCCCTGATTGGGGAGAGCCAGGCTGGTGGGCAACATCGCACTCGAATCAGGCAGATCCTGGAATGGTGTGGGGCAGCCTTTGATGGCGT GATCGTGTTTGATGAGTGCCACAAAGCCAAGAATGCCAGCTCCACCAAAATGGGCAAGGCCGTGCTGGACCTGCAGAACAAGCTGCCCCTGGCTAGGGTGGTCTATGCCAGTGCCACAG GCGCCTCTGAGCCCCGAAACATGATCTACATGAGCCGCCTGGGCATCTGGGGTGATGGCACACCCTTCCGGACCTTTGAGGACTTTCTGCATGCCATTGAGAAGAG GGGCGTGGGTGCCATGGAGATCGTGGCCATGGACATGAAGGTCAGTGGCATGTACATTGCGCGCCAGCTCAGCTTCAGTGGTGTTACTTTTCGAATTGAGGAGATCCCGCTGGACCCGACCTTCGAGCGGGTCTATAACCGTGCAGCCCTACTG TGGGCCGAGGCCCTGAACGTGTTCCAGCGGGCAGCTGACTGGATCGGCCTGGAGTCCCGCAAGTCCCTGTGGGGTCAGTTCTGGTCGGCTCACCAGCGCTTCTTCAAGTATCTGTGCGTCGCCGCCAAGGTGCGCCGGCTGGTGGAACTGGCCCGGGAGGAACTGGCCCAGGACAAG TGCGTGGTCATTGGGCTGCAGTCCACAGGCGAGGCACGGACGCGGGAGGTGCTGGATGAAAGGGATGGGCAGCTTGACTGCTTCGTCTCAGCCGCCGA GGGCGTCTTCCTGTCACTAATTCAGAAGCACTTTCCTTCAACCAAAAGAAAGCGAGACAGAGGGGCCAAGAGAAAAC GGCGGCCGAGGGGCCGTGGGGCCAAGGCGTGCAGGCCAGCATATGAGGCAGCAGGTGTGATCCGAATCAGCGATGACAGCAGTACCGAGTCGGATGCTGGCCTGGACAGTGACTTCCACTCCTCCCCCGAATCCCTGGTGGACGATGACGTGGTCATCGTGGATGCCATTGGGCTTCCTGCTGACGACCGTG GCCCTCTGTACCCCCCACAGCGGGACCCCCATGGCCCCAGCATCCTAGAGCAGGTGGAGCAGCTGAAGCAGGACCTGCTAGCCAAggtgctggtgctgggccgggaACTGCCAGTCAACACCCTGGATGAGCTCATAGATCAACTGGGGGGCCCTGAGCATGTGGCCGAG ATGACGGGTAGGAAGGGCCGTGTGGTGTCCAGGTCTGACGGGACTGTTGCCTTCGAGTCTCGGGCCGAGCAGGGCCTCTCCATCGACCACGTGAACCTCAGGGAAAAGGAGCGCTTCATGAAAGGGGAAAAG CTTGTGGCCATCATCTCAGAGGCCTCCAGTTCTGGAGTCTCCCTCCAAGCTGACCGTCGGGTCCAGAACCAGCGGCGCCGGGTCCACATGACACTTGAGCTGCCCTGGAGTGCAGACCGTGCCATCCAGCAGTTTG GCCGAACCCATCGATCCAACCAGGTCTCTGCACCAGAATACATCTTCCTCATCTCAGAGCTGGCTGGGGAGCGCAGGTTCGCCTCCATTGTCGCCAAGCGACTAGAGAGCCTG GGGGCTCTGACGCACGGGGACCGCCGCGCCACTGAGTCCCGAGACCTGAGCAAGTACAACTTTGAGAACAAG TACGGTGCCCGGGCTCTCAGCTGCGTCCTCAGCACCATCCTGAGCCAGATGGAGAACAAggtgcccctgccccagggctaCCCAGGAGGGGACGCTGCCTTCTTCCGGG ACATGAAGCAGGGCCTGCTATCGGTTGGCATCGGTGGGCGCGAGTCCAGGTCCGGCTGCCTAGATGTGGAGAAGG ACTGCTCCATCACCAAGTTCCTCAACCGCATCCTGGGACTGGAGGTGCACAAGCAGAACGCACTGTTCCAGTACTTCTCTGACACCTTCGACCACCTCATTGAGGTGGACAAGAAGGAGGGAAAATACGACATGGGCATCCTGG ACCTGGCTCCAGGCATCGAGGAGATCTACGAGGAGAGCCAGCAGGTGTTCCTGGCCCCCGGACACCCGCAGGACGGGCAGGTGATCTTCTACAAG ATCACTGTGGACCGTGGCCTGAAGTGGGAGGAGGCATACACCAGATCACTGGAGCTGACAGGCCCCCATGATGGCTTCTATCTCTCCTATAAG GCTCGTGGCAACAAACCGAGCTGCCTCCTGGCTGAGCAGAACCGCAGCAATCTTTTCACCGTGTATAAGCCCAACATCGGCCGGCAGAGTCAGCTGGAGACCTTCGACAGCCTGTGCCGGAAGTTCCACCGG GTGACGGCGGAGGAGGCCAGGGAGCTCTGGGAGAGTAACTACACCTTGTCACTGAAGCACTGCAGCCACACTTCGTG GAACCGGCAATGCCGGCTGGTGCAGGAAGGCAAGGACTGTGTGCAGGGCCTGAGGCTGCGGCACCACTACATGCTGTGCGGGGCACTGTTGCGCGTGTGGGGCCGCATCGCTGCTGTCATGGCTGATGTCACCAGCAGCAGCTACCTGCAGATTGTTCGCCTCAAGACCAAGGACAAGAAGAAGCAAGTTG GCATCAAGATCCCTGAGGGCTGTGTGCCCCGTGTGCTACAGGAGCTGCAACACATGGACGCAGACGTGAAGCGCAAGAAAGCGCATGGCCAGGGCTTCCCTGTGCCATCACCCGCCCTGTGCCCACTGGCGCTGCCCTGTGGTCCTGGAGAGGTCCTGGACCTCACATACAGCCCACCAGCCCAGGTCTTCCCACCACCCTCACCCTTCGCCTTTCCACTGCCCCAGGACCCTGCGCCCACTCTGCTCCTGGGTACCCCTGATGCTCCAGCTGACCCTGCTACCCTCGTGCACCAGGGCTGCGACATCAACTTCAAGGAGGTGCTAGAGGACATGCTGCGTTCCCTCAATGCTGTGCCGCCCCCAGAGCCCCCTGGCCCCCTGGGTGGCGGTGCAggggtgccagggggtggggggggccccgAGCGGCAGAGCGTCATCCAGTTCAGCCCCCCCTTTCCCAATTCCTAG
- the GPX4 gene encoding phospholipid hydroperoxide glutathione peroxidase isoform X1 — MGRAAAGSPGRCRQRRRLPGRRRRRRRRALGRRKAPAYYRRRTRARPRRKEPGSVSLGQALPAAWKSDCCVEYQDPCASRDDWRCAQSMHEFSAKDIDGRMVNLDKYRGFVCIVTNVASQUGKTDVNYTQLVDLHARYAECGLRILAFPCNQFGRQEPGTNAEIKEFAAGYNVKFDMYSKICVNGDDAHPLWKWMKVQPKGRGILGNAIKWNFTKFLIDKNGCVVKRYGPMEEPQVIEKDLPCYL; from the exons ATGGGCCGCGCAGCCGCCGGCTCCCCGGGTCGCTGCAGGCAGCGGCGCCGGTTGCcgggcaggcggcggcggcggcggcgccgcgCCCTCGGGCGGCGGAAGGCTCCAGCTTACTATCGCAGGAGGACGCGCGCCCGCCCCCGGCGGAAGGAGCCTGGTTCCGTGAGCCTGGGGCAGGCACTGCCCGCGGCCTGGAAGAGTGACTGTTGTGTCGAGTATCAGGATCCG TGCGCCTCCCGTGATGACTGGCGCTGTGCTCAGTCAATGCACGAGTTCTCAGCCAAGGACATCGACGGGCGCATGGTTAACCTGGACAAGTACCG GGGCTTCGTGTGCATCGTCACCAACGTGGCCTCGCAATGAGGCAAAACAGACGTAAACTACACTCAGCTTGTCGACCTGCACGCCCGATATGCTGAGTGCGGTTTACGGATCCTGGCTTTCCCTTGCAACCAGTTCGGGAGGCAG GAGCCAGGGACTAATGCAGAGATCAAAGAGTTCGCTGCCGGCTATAATGTCAAATTCGATATGTATAGCAAGATCTGTGTGAACGGAGATGATGCCCACCCTCTGTGGAAGTGGATGAAAGTCCAGCCCAAGGGGAGGGGCATCCTGGGAAA TGCCATCAAATGGAACTTCACCAAG TTCCTCATTGACAAGAATGGTTGTGTGGTGAAGCGGTATGGTCCCATGGAAGAGCCCCAG GTCATAGAGAAGGACCTGCCCTGCTACCTTTAG
- the GPX4 gene encoding phospholipid hydroperoxide glutathione peroxidase isoform X2: MSFSRLCRLLKPALLCGALAVPGVASTMCASRDDWRCAQSMHEFSAKDIDGRMVNLDKYRGFVCIVTNVASQUGKTDVNYTQLVDLHARYAECGLRILAFPCNQFGRQEPGTNAEIKEFAAGYNVKFDMYSKICVNGDDAHPLWKWMKVQPKGRGILGNAIKWNFTKFLIDKNGCVVKRYGPMEEPQVIEKDLPCYL; encoded by the exons ATGAGCTTCAGCCGCCTGTGCCGCCTGCTGAAGCCAGCGCTTCTGTGTGGTGCTCTTGCCGTGCCCGGCGTGGCCAGCACCATG TGCGCCTCCCGTGATGACTGGCGCTGTGCTCAGTCAATGCACGAGTTCTCAGCCAAGGACATCGACGGGCGCATGGTTAACCTGGACAAGTACCG GGGCTTCGTGTGCATCGTCACCAACGTGGCCTCGCAATGAGGCAAAACAGACGTAAACTACACTCAGCTTGTCGACCTGCACGCCCGATATGCTGAGTGCGGTTTACGGATCCTGGCTTTCCCTTGCAACCAGTTCGGGAGGCAG GAGCCAGGGACTAATGCAGAGATCAAAGAGTTCGCTGCCGGCTATAATGTCAAATTCGATATGTATAGCAAGATCTGTGTGAACGGAGATGATGCCCACCCTCTGTGGAAGTGGATGAAAGTCCAGCCCAAGGGGAGGGGCATCCTGGGAAA TGCCATCAAATGGAACTTCACCAAG TTCCTCATTGACAAGAATGGTTGTGTGGTGAAGCGGTATGGTCCCATGGAAGAGCCCCAG GTCATAGAGAAGGACCTGCCCTGCTACCTTTAG